A region from the Panicum hallii strain FIL2 chromosome 1, PHallii_v3.1, whole genome shotgun sequence genome encodes:
- the LOC112897098 gene encoding GDSL esterase/lipase At4g26790-like encodes MAAASAVHARRRRRLVLPLLLLLLPVVRARVTALIVFGDSTVDAGNNNAVPTAVRSNFPPYGRDFPGGRATGRFSNGRVATDFYSEALGLGRGFVPAYLDPDYGIQDFAIGVCFASAGSGLDVATSRVFQVIPLWKQVEMFREYKARLAAHLGAAEAHAVVAGAVCAVSIGTNDFIENYFALTTTRFLEFTVPEYTEYLVGLARAFLAELYGLGARRIGFTGLAAMGCLPVERARARALARGGCDEAYNAAARGFNAALAAMVADLGAELPGADIRVAEVYDFFEGVVREPARHGFVRADVGCCGTGTYEMGYPCGAWAAAPGGTCPDADRYVFWDAVHPTERASRLVAEHLVNSTFGRFDN; translated from the exons ATGGCTGCGGCATCCGCCGTGCAcgcgcgtcgtcgtcgtcgcctcGTCCTgccgctgctcctgctcctcctgccggtcgtgcgcgcgcgcgtgacggCGCTGATCGTGTTCGGCGACTCCACGGTGGACGCCGGCAACAACAACGCCGTCCCGACGGCGGTGCGGAGCAACTTCCCGCCCTACGGCCGCGACTTCCCGGGGGGCCGCGCCACGGGGCGGTTCAGCAACGGCCGCGTCGCCACCGACTTCTACTCGGAGGCGCTCGGGCTCGGCCGCGGCTTCGTGCCGGCCTACCTCGACCCGGACTACGGCATCCAGGACTTCGCCATCGGCGTCTGCTTCGCCTCCGCGGGATCAGGACTCGACGTCGCCACCTCGCGCGTCTTC CAAGTGATCCCCCTGTGGAAGCAAGTGGAGATGTTCCGGGAGTACAAGGCGCGGCTGGCCGCCCACCTGGGCGCCGCCGAGGCCCACGCCGTGGTGGCCGGCGCCGTGTGCGCCGTCAGCATCGGCACCAATGACTTCATCGAGAACTACTTCGCGCTCACCACCACGCGGTTCCTCGAGTTCACGGTGCCCGAGTACACGGAGTACCTGGTGGGCCTGGCCCGGGCGTTCCTGGCGGAGCTCTACGGCCTGGGCGCGCGCAGGATCGGCTTCACGGGGCTCGCTGCCATGGGCTGCCTGCCCGTGgagcgcgcccgcgcccgcgccctggCCCGCGGCGGCTGCGACGAGGCGTACaacgccgcggcgcgcggcttCAACGCGGCGCTGGCGGCCATGGTCGCCGACCTGGGCGCCGAGCTGCCCGGCGCCGACATCCGGGTGGCGGAGGTGTACGACTTCTTCGAGGGCGTGGTGCGGGAGCCGGCCCGGCACGGGTTCGTGCGCGCGGACGTCGGGTGCTGCGGCACCGGCACGTACGAGATGGGGTACCCCTGCggcgcgtgggcggcggcgcccggcggGACGTGCCCGGACGCCGACCGCTACGTGTTCTGGGACGCCGTGCACCCCACGGAGCGCGCCAGCAGGCTCGTCGCCGAGCACCTCGTCAACTCCACCTTCGGCCGATTCGACAACTGA